From the genome of Segatella hominis, one region includes:
- a CDS encoding bifunctional UDP-3-O-[3-hydroxymyristoyl] N-acetylglucosamine deacetylase/3-hydroxyacyl-ACP dehydratase translates to MSKQKTLKGSFSLCGKGLHTGLSLTVTFNPAPENTGYKIQRIDLEGQPIILAVAENVVETQRGTVLGKGDIRVSTIEHGMSALYALGIDNCLIQVNGPEFPILDGSAALYVEKIQSVGIQEQNAEKDFYIIRHKIEVKDDNGSVITILPDEDFSITAMCSFESKFINSQFATLDRMEKYVEEISSARTFVFVRDIMPLLQANLIKGGDLDNAIVIYERQVEQEQLDQLADHLGVARMDATKLGYIQHKPLQWENECTRHKLLDIIGDMALIGKPIKGRIIATRPGHTVNNKFARLMRKEIRKHEIQAPIYDPNEEPIMDNIRIRQLLPHRYPMQLVDKVIAMGPTSIVGVKNVTANEPFFTGHFPEEPVMPGVLQVEAMAQCGGLLVLNQLEEPERWSTYFMKLDDVKFRKKVVPGDTLLFRVELLAPVRHGISSMKGYMFVGDQVVAEATFTAQIVKNK, encoded by the coding sequence ATGTCAAAACAGAAGACACTGAAAGGTAGTTTCTCTCTCTGCGGAAAGGGATTGCACACAGGCTTGAGCCTCACCGTGACTTTCAATCCTGCACCAGAGAACACCGGTTATAAGATACAGCGCATCGACCTCGAAGGTCAACCAATTATTCTGGCTGTGGCAGAGAACGTAGTTGAAACCCAGCGTGGTACAGTACTCGGCAAAGGCGATATCCGTGTGAGCACTATAGAACACGGAATGTCAGCTCTTTATGCACTCGGTATTGACAACTGTCTGATTCAGGTAAATGGTCCTGAGTTCCCTATTCTCGATGGCTCTGCTGCACTGTATGTAGAGAAAATCCAGAGTGTTGGAATCCAGGAACAGAATGCAGAAAAAGATTTCTACATCATCCGTCACAAAATAGAAGTGAAAGATGATAATGGTTCCGTCATCACCATCCTGCCAGACGAAGATTTCAGTATCACAGCCATGTGTTCCTTCGAAAGCAAATTCATCAACAGCCAGTTTGCTACACTCGACAGAATGGAGAAATACGTTGAAGAGATTTCTTCTGCACGCACATTCGTTTTCGTACGAGACATCATGCCATTGCTCCAGGCCAACCTTATCAAGGGTGGAGACCTCGACAATGCCATCGTTATCTACGAACGTCAGGTAGAACAGGAACAGCTCGACCAGCTTGCCGATCATCTTGGAGTGGCTCGTATGGATGCTACCAAACTTGGCTATATCCAGCACAAACCATTACAGTGGGAGAACGAGTGTACACGCCATAAACTGCTCGACATCATCGGTGACATGGCGCTCATCGGTAAACCTATCAAGGGACGCATTATCGCTACCCGCCCAGGTCACACAGTCAACAACAAGTTTGCCCGACTGATGCGCAAGGAAATCCGCAAGCATGAAATTCAGGCTCCTATCTACGATCCAAACGAGGAACCTATCATGGACAATATCCGCATCCGCCAGCTTTTGCCTCACCGCTACCCTATGCAGCTCGTGGACAAGGTGATTGCTATGGGCCCTACCAGCATTGTGGGTGTGAAAAACGTAACTGCCAACGAACCATTTTTCACTGGTCACTTCCCTGAAGAACCAGTAATGCCAGGTGTACTCCAGGTAGAAGCAATGGCACAGTGTGGCGGCTTACTCGTACTCAACCAGTTGGAAGAACCAGAGCGCTGGAGTACTTACTTCATGAAACTCGATGACGTGAAGTTCCGCAAAAAGGTAGTTCCAGGCGATACACTGCTCTTCCGAGTAGAGTTGTTGGCTCCAGTACGTCATGGCATCAGCAGCATGAAAGGTTACATGTTCGTAGGCGATCAGGTTGTAGCAGAAGCAACATTCACCGCTCAGATTGTAAAAAATAAATAA
- the prfA gene encoding peptide chain release factor 1 → MDNNNILQKLEGLESRYEEVSTLITDPDVIADQSRYVKLTKEWKDLGDIMDARKRYINCLNSIKEAKDILANESDPEMKEMAREELNENEALQPKLEEEIKIALVPKDPEDAKNVQMEIRGGAGGDEAALFAGDLFSMYKKYCESKGWTVSVTSVSEGAVGGYKEIDFAVSGTDVYGTLKYESGVHRVQRVPATETQGRMHTSAATVAVLPEADKFEVNINEGDIKWDTFRSSGAGGQNVNKVESGVRLRYPWKNPNTGEVEEILIECTETRDQPKNKERALSRLYTFIHDREHQKYVDDIANRRKSLVSTGDRSAKIRTYNFPQGRVTDHRIGYTTHDLNGFLGGNIQDMIDALTVAENAEKLKETEL, encoded by the coding sequence ATGGATAATAACAATATATTACAGAAACTGGAAGGCTTAGAGAGCCGATACGAGGAAGTTAGCACCCTCATCACCGACCCGGATGTCATCGCAGACCAGAGCAGATACGTAAAGTTGACCAAGGAATGGAAAGACCTCGGCGACATCATGGACGCTCGTAAGCGATACATCAACTGCCTCAACTCCATCAAAGAAGCCAAGGACATTCTCGCCAACGAGAGTGACCCGGAAATGAAAGAAATGGCACGAGAGGAGTTGAACGAAAACGAAGCTCTGCAGCCTAAACTCGAAGAGGAAATCAAGATAGCACTTGTACCAAAGGATCCAGAAGATGCCAAGAACGTGCAGATGGAAATCCGTGGTGGTGCAGGTGGCGACGAGGCAGCTCTCTTCGCTGGAGACCTCTTCAGTATGTACAAGAAATACTGCGAGTCTAAGGGTTGGACCGTGAGCGTGACTTCTGTCTCTGAGGGCGCCGTTGGTGGATATAAGGAAATCGACTTTGCCGTAAGCGGAACAGATGTTTACGGTACGCTGAAATATGAATCTGGCGTTCACCGCGTTCAGCGCGTGCCTGCTACCGAGACTCAAGGACGTATGCACACATCAGCAGCCACAGTAGCCGTTCTGCCAGAAGCAGACAAGTTTGAGGTAAACATCAACGAGGGCGACATCAAATGGGATACTTTCCGAAGTTCTGGCGCCGGCGGTCAGAACGTCAACAAGGTGGAATCTGGTGTCCGCCTTCGCTATCCTTGGAAAAACCCAAATACAGGCGAGGTAGAGGAAATCCTCATCGAATGTACAGAGACCCGCGACCAGCCTAAGAACAAGGAGCGCGCCTTGAGCCGACTCTATACATTCATCCACGACCGAGAGCATCAGAAGTATGTTGATGATATCGCAAACCGCCGCAAGAGCCTCGTATCTACGGGCGACCGCAGTGCGAAAATCCGCACATACAACTTCCCACAGGGACGCGTAACCGACCACCGTATCGGATACACTACTCACGATCTGAATGGATTCCTCGGTGGAAACATCCAGGACATGATCGATGCGCTGACCGTGGCAGAAAACGCAGAAAAACTGAAAGAAACAGAATTATAA
- the lpxA gene encoding acyl-ACP--UDP-N-acetylglucosamine O-acyltransferase produces MNQISPLAFVHPEAKLGDNNIIGPFCYIDKNTVLGDNNVLQNSVTIHVGARIGNGNEFFPGASISTKPQDLKFRGEETICEVGNNNSIRENVTISRGTASKGKTVVGSNNLLMECVHVAHDCELGSGCIIGNATKFAGEVVIDDNAIVSANVLVHQFCHIAGYVMIQGGCRFSQDIPPYIIAGKEPTKYCGLNLVGLRRRGFSNELIQNIHEAYRLLYSKGVLKEGIQEIKNNLDVTPEIQYIIDFVETSKRGIIR; encoded by the coding sequence ATGAATCAAATTAGTCCTTTAGCATTTGTTCATCCAGAGGCAAAACTCGGTGACAACAATATCATCGGTCCTTTTTGTTATATCGACAAAAACACCGTGCTAGGAGATAATAATGTACTTCAAAATAGTGTAACAATACATGTAGGTGCTCGCATCGGCAATGGTAATGAATTTTTCCCAGGTGCCAGCATCTCTACCAAGCCACAGGATCTCAAATTCCGTGGCGAGGAAACCATCTGCGAGGTGGGCAACAACAATAGTATCCGTGAGAACGTAACCATCTCTCGTGGCACTGCCTCTAAGGGCAAGACCGTTGTGGGCAGCAATAACCTCCTGATGGAATGTGTACACGTGGCTCACGACTGTGAGTTGGGCAGTGGCTGCATCATCGGTAATGCAACAAAATTTGCTGGCGAAGTAGTGATTGACGATAATGCTATCGTAAGTGCCAATGTACTCGTTCACCAGTTCTGCCATATCGCAGGCTACGTGATGATTCAGGGTGGTTGCCGCTTCTCTCAGGATATTCCTCCTTATATTATTGCAGGAAAGGAACCTACAAAGTATTGTGGTTTGAATCTCGTAGGTCTCCGTCGTCGCGGTTTCAGCAACGAACTCATTCAGAATATCCATGAGGCTTATCGTCTCCTCTACTCTAAGGGTGTGCTGAAAGAAGGTATTCAGGAAATCAAGAACAACCTTGATGTTACTCCTGAAATTCAATACATCATCGACTTCGTAGAGACATCAAAACGAGGAATCATCAGATAA
- a CDS encoding shikimate dehydrogenase family protein, producing the protein MDKYGLIGYPLGHSFSKNYFNEKFENEGIDATYINFEIPTIEDLAEVLDSNPELKGFNVTIPYKEKVISYLDYVSPEANAIGAVNVVRVTHKGDETVLRGYNSDVIGFTQSIEPFIESFHKKALILGTGGASKAICYGLKSLGLETVFVSRYERPGTLQYDNITPEIIKEYNVIVNCTPVGMYPHVDECPPLPYEAMDSHTLLYDLIYNPDETLFMKKGKEQGATVKNGLEMLLLQAFASWDFWEGKEQL; encoded by the coding sequence ATGGACAAGTATGGACTCATAGGTTACCCTCTAGGACATTCGTTCTCAAAGAATTACTTCAACGAGAAATTCGAGAACGAGGGCATCGATGCTACCTACATCAACTTCGAAATTCCAACCATCGAAGACCTGGCAGAAGTGCTCGACTCCAATCCGGAATTGAAAGGATTCAATGTGACCATCCCTTACAAGGAAAAGGTTATCAGCTATCTGGACTACGTTAGTCCCGAGGCAAATGCTATCGGTGCTGTCAACGTGGTAAGAGTTACCCACAAAGGCGATGAAACTGTGCTCAGAGGCTACAACAGTGATGTGATAGGCTTCACCCAGAGCATCGAACCGTTTATCGAGTCTTTCCACAAGAAAGCCCTGATTCTCGGTACAGGTGGCGCATCAAAAGCCATCTGCTATGGACTGAAGTCGCTCGGACTGGAAACCGTCTTCGTGAGCCGATACGAGCGTCCTGGCACTCTACAGTATGACAACATTACGCCTGAAATCATCAAGGAATACAACGTGATTGTCAACTGCACTCCTGTAGGCATGTACCCTCACGTAGATGAGTGTCCACCGCTGCCTTACGAAGCCATGGACAGCCATACCTTATTATATGATCTGATCTACAACCCTGATGAAACTCTCTTCATGAAGAAGGGCAAAGAGCAGGGAGCCACCGTAAAGAACGGACTGGAAATGCTGCTCCTGCAAGCCTTCGCATCCTGGGATTTCTGGGAAGGAAAAGAGCAATTGTAA
- the pyrF gene encoding orotidine-5'-phosphate decarboxylase, with amino-acid sequence MNRKELVEQIFAKKSFLCVGLDTDINKLPKCITESEEIQGAESQMIFKFNKAIIDATAPYCVAYKPNLAFYESRGIDGMIAFENTIKYLNIHYPHHFIIADAKRGDIGNTSKMYAQTFFEEYDFDSVTVAPYMGEDSVKPFLEYEGKWVILLALTSNKGSHDFQLTEDKEGERLFEKVLKKSQEWGNDENMMYVVGATQGKMFEDIRKVAPNHFLLVPGVGAQGGSLQEVCKYGIIKDCGLLVNSSRGIIYASNGDDFAEVAGQKAKELQEQMAVELAKL; translated from the coding sequence ATGAACAGAAAAGAACTTGTAGAGCAGATTTTCGCCAAGAAGAGTTTCTTGTGCGTAGGTCTTGACACAGATATCAATAAGTTGCCAAAGTGCATCACAGAGAGTGAAGAAATCCAGGGTGCAGAATCACAGATGATATTCAAATTCAATAAGGCTATCATCGATGCAACAGCCCCATATTGCGTGGCTTACAAGCCAAACCTGGCTTTCTACGAGAGCCGTGGCATCGATGGTATGATTGCCTTCGAGAACACCATCAAGTATCTCAACATTCACTATCCACACCACTTCATCATCGCAGATGCAAAGCGTGGCGATATCGGCAACACATCAAAGATGTATGCCCAAACTTTCTTCGAGGAGTACGATTTCGATTCAGTAACCGTAGCTCCTTACATGGGCGAGGATTCAGTAAAGCCATTCCTCGAGTATGAGGGAAAATGGGTGATTCTGTTGGCTCTTACCAGCAACAAGGGTAGCCACGACTTCCAGCTCACAGAGGATAAGGAAGGTGAAAGACTTTTCGAGAAAGTACTGAAAAAGAGTCAGGAATGGGGCAACGATGAGAACATGATGTATGTAGTAGGTGCTACACAGGGCAAGATGTTCGAGGACATCCGCAAAGTAGCTCCTAACCACTTCCTCCTTGTTCCAGGCGTAGGTGCCCAGGGTGGCAGCCTCCAGGAGGTTTGCAAGTATGGCATCATCAAGGACTGCGGTCTGCTCGTCAACTCTTCTCGCGGCATCATCTATGCCAGCAACGGTGATGACTTCGCCGAAGTAGCTGGTCAGAAGGCGAAGGAACTCCAGGAGCAAATGGCTGTAGAATTGGCTAAACTCTAA
- the miaA gene encoding tRNA (adenosine(37)-N6)-dimethylallyltransferase MiaA codes for MKTLIVVLGPTGVGKTELCLSIAEHLQTPIINADSRQIFKELPIGTAAPTEEQQKRIRHYFVGNHNIEDYYSAAMYEADVMNLLQNDLFKSHDTALLTGGSMMYIDALCKGIDDIPTVRDDIRQWMKERLEKEGLEKLVEELQKMDPEHYNIVDKKNPRRVVHALEICHQTGKTYTSFRTAEKKERPFRIIKIGLNRDRAELYERINQRVLLMMEEGLEKEARNVYSQKGLTALRTVGYKEMFAYFDGEIDLQEAIRQIQSHSREYMRKQLTWFKRDEEITWFHPDNSKEIINYIDTCLQKK; via the coding sequence ATGAAGACCCTCATTGTTGTTCTCGGCCCAACAGGTGTAGGAAAAACAGAACTCTGCCTATCCATAGCAGAACATTTGCAAACCCCTATCATCAATGCCGATTCCCGTCAGATTTTCAAAGAACTACCGATAGGAACAGCCGCTCCCACCGAAGAACAGCAAAAGCGAATACGCCATTACTTTGTAGGAAATCACAATATAGAAGATTATTACAGCGCAGCCATGTATGAAGCAGATGTAATGAATCTCCTACAGAACGACCTATTCAAAAGTCACGATACTGCACTTCTCACGGGCGGTAGCATGATGTATATTGATGCCTTATGCAAAGGAATCGATGATATACCTACAGTAAGAGACGATATCCGCCAATGGATGAAGGAAAGACTGGAAAAGGAAGGTTTGGAAAAATTGGTGGAAGAACTGCAAAAGATGGATCCAGAACACTATAATATCGTAGATAAGAAAAACCCACGCAGAGTAGTTCATGCACTTGAAATTTGCCATCAAACTGGCAAGACATACACTTCCTTCCGTACTGCAGAGAAGAAAGAAAGACCATTCCGCATCATCAAAATAGGACTCAACCGGGATAGAGCAGAACTCTATGAGCGAATCAACCAGAGAGTACTCCTGATGATGGAAGAAGGACTTGAAAAAGAAGCAAGAAACGTATATTCTCAAAAAGGACTGACAGCCCTCAGAACCGTAGGATATAAAGAAATGTTTGCCTACTTCGATGGGGAAATAGACCTGCAAGAAGCCATCCGACAAATCCAGTCGCATAGTAGAGAATACATGCGAAAGCAGTTGACATGGTTTAAAAGAGATGAAGAAATCACCTGGTTTCACCCCGACAACAGTAAAGAAATCATAAATTATATTGATACCTGCTTGCAAAAGAAATAA
- the lpxD gene encoding UDP-3-O-(3-hydroxymyristoyl)glucosamine N-acyltransferase, whose protein sequence is MEFTAQQIAQLVQGKVEGDENATVNTFAKIEEGKEGAISFLSNPKYTHYVYDTKSSIVLIDESVELEKPVSATLIRVKNAYECVAKLLQMYDSMKPKKTGIDPLAFVSPKAKVAEGVYVGAFAYISDGAEVGEGSQIYPHAYIGEGVKVGKNALIYPNVTVYHGCKLGDNVTLHAGSVVGSDGFGFAPGPEGYDKIPQIGIVTIEDNVEIGANTCIDRSTMGSTYVRKGVKLDNLVQIAHNTDIGANTVMSSQVGIAGSTKVGQWCMFGGQVGIAGHITIGDKVFLGAQSGVPGSLKSGQQLIGTPPMEQRAYFKSQAIFRRLPDMYKELNDLKKQIEELKKK, encoded by the coding sequence ATGGAATTTACCGCTCAGCAAATTGCCCAGCTTGTTCAGGGCAAGGTAGAAGGTGATGAGAACGCAACCGTGAACACCTTCGCCAAAATCGAAGAAGGTAAGGAAGGCGCAATCTCGTTCCTTTCTAACCCGAAATATACCCACTACGTGTACGACACAAAGTCAAGCATCGTCCTCATCGACGAAAGCGTGGAACTGGAAAAGCCTGTCAGCGCTACGCTGATCCGCGTGAAGAATGCATACGAATGTGTAGCTAAACTGCTCCAGATGTATGATTCTATGAAGCCTAAGAAAACAGGCATCGACCCATTGGCTTTTGTTTCTCCAAAAGCCAAGGTGGCAGAAGGTGTTTACGTAGGTGCTTTTGCTTACATCAGCGATGGCGCAGAAGTGGGTGAAGGTAGCCAGATTTATCCTCACGCATATATCGGTGAGGGAGTGAAAGTGGGCAAGAATGCGCTCATCTACCCTAACGTAACCGTGTATCACGGATGCAAATTGGGCGACAATGTGACCCTCCATGCAGGTAGCGTAGTTGGTTCTGATGGCTTCGGATTCGCTCCAGGTCCTGAAGGCTACGATAAAATACCACAGATTGGTATCGTTACCATCGAGGACAATGTAGAAATCGGTGCCAATACTTGTATCGACCGTTCTACAATGGGTTCTACCTACGTTCGTAAGGGCGTGAAACTCGATAATCTTGTACAGATTGCCCACAATACTGATATTGGTGCAAATACCGTGATGTCTTCACAGGTTGGTATTGCAGGCAGTACCAAGGTTGGTCAGTGGTGTATGTTTGGCGGTCAGGTAGGAATTGCAGGTCACATCACCATCGGTGACAAGGTATTCCTCGGAGCTCAGAGCGGTGTGCCAGGCAGTCTCAAAAGCGGTCAGCAGCTCATCGGCACTCCTCCAATGGAGCAGCGTGCTTACTTCAAGTCTCAGGCCATCTTCCGTCGCTTGCCGGACATGTATAAGGAACTGAACGACCTGAAGAAGCAGATCGAAGAATTAAAGAAGAAGTAA
- a CDS encoding AIR synthase-related protein — protein sequence MMRGVSAAKEDVHNAIKNIDKGIFPQAFCKIIPDILGGDPEYCNIMHADGAGTKSSLAYMYWKETGDLSVWKGIAQDAVVMNTDDLLCVGAVDNILVSSTIGRNKMLVPGEVISAIINGTDELLHEMREMGIGIYPTGGETADVGDLVRTIIVDSTVTCRMKRSDVINNANIRPGDVIVGLSSTGQATYEKKYNGGMGSNGLTSARHDVFAKYLAEKYPESFDHAVPSELVYSGKYELTDEVEGAPINAGELVLSPTRTYAPVIKKLLDELRPEIHGMVHCTGGAQTKVLHFVGEDCKVVKDNMFPVPPLFKAIHDCSGTDWKEMYQVFNMGHRMEIYVRPEIAEKVIAISKSFNIDAQIVGHIEEGKRSLTIKSEFGTFEY from the coding sequence ATGATGCGCGGAGTGAGCGCAGCAAAAGAAGACGTGCATAACGCCATTAAGAACATCGACAAAGGTATTTTTCCACAGGCTTTCTGCAAAATCATACCTGATATTCTGGGCGGTGACCCAGAATACTGCAACATCATGCATGCCGATGGTGCTGGTACGAAATCAAGCTTGGCATACATGTATTGGAAAGAAACAGGCGACCTCTCTGTATGGAAAGGTATCGCACAGGATGCTGTCGTAATGAATACAGACGACCTGCTTTGTGTAGGTGCTGTAGATAATATCCTTGTTTCATCTACCATCGGAAGAAACAAAATGCTCGTACCAGGTGAGGTAATCTCTGCCATTATCAATGGTACAGATGAACTCCTCCACGAAATGAGAGAAATGGGCATCGGCATCTACCCTACTGGTGGAGAAACTGCCGATGTTGGTGACCTCGTACGCACCATCATCGTAGATTCCACCGTTACCTGTCGCATGAAGCGCAGCGATGTTATCAACAATGCCAACATCCGTCCAGGCGACGTCATCGTAGGTCTTTCCTCTACAGGTCAAGCTACTTACGAGAAGAAGTACAACGGCGGTATGGGCAGCAACGGACTCACCTCTGCTCGCCACGATGTATTCGCCAAGTATCTCGCTGAGAAATACCCAGAAAGCTTCGATCACGCAGTACCAAGCGAACTGGTTTACAGTGGCAAATACGAATTGACCGATGAGGTGGAAGGCGCTCCTATCAATGCAGGCGAACTTGTACTCTCACCAACCCGCACCTACGCCCCTGTCATCAAGAAATTGCTCGATGAACTGCGCCCTGAAATCCACGGTATGGTACACTGTACTGGCGGTGCACAGACCAAGGTGCTCCACTTCGTAGGCGAAGACTGCAAGGTAGTGAAGGACAACATGTTCCCAGTACCACCACTCTTCAAGGCTATCCACGACTGTTCTGGCACCGACTGGAAGGAGATGTACCAGGTATTCAACATGGGTCATCGCATGGAAATCTATGTACGCCCAGAGATTGCAGAAAAGGTCATCGCCATCAGCAAGAGCTTCAATATCGATGCACAGATCGTAGGTCACATCGAGGAAGGCAAGCGCAGCCTCACCATCAAGAGCGAATTTGGAACATTCGAATATTAA
- a CDS encoding transglycosylase domain-containing protein — MKKLKTFFAWLWHKFCGFWPWYRNLYRGKAWYTKTAIGLVSCIIAFILYLGAVDINFLWLFGKSPGYFSGIMNPQTSEASEIYSADGKLIGKYFNENRTPVTYEEVNPDFFKALVDTEDERFYKHLGIDPIGLFGAAKDALLHHDARGASTITQQLAKNMFRVRSQYSTGLLGKIPVLRILIIKSKEWIIAAKLETVYSKKEIITMYANTVDFGSNSYGIKTAAKTYFNTSPTEMTTDQAAVLVGMLKATTYYNPRSNPENSLARRNVVLYNMVRHGDLSEEKYNELKELPIKLNFKVEENYDGQAKYFREAVANYLKGWCEEEGYDLYSSGLKIYTTIDTRMQKYAEEAAIKQMKQVQKNFNSHWSINRGKAGEGEWLGQNPWQDENHKEIPNFIQGIAERQTFYKNLMAKFPNNPDSVNYYYKEWVHPVKVFDYEKGTVTKMMTSEDSIKYMTTFMHCAFVAMEPQTGAVKAWVGDIDFDAWKYDKVTAERQPGSTFKLFVYTEAMNQGLTPCDKRRDEYISMDVYDKKKHEMVKWTPSNANGSFSGDSIPLKGAFAKSINSVAVRLGQEMGIKRIIETAQKMGINSPLEDEPSLALGSSDVNLLELACAYSTIANNGMHHDPVLVTRIVDRDGKEVYTGPSTAEQVIPYKSAFLMQQLLRGGMLEPGGTSQSLWGYVGDYKDTEFGGKTGTSNNHSDAWFMCVSPKLVCGAWVGGEYRCIHFRTGALGQGSRTALPICGYFLQSLLKDPAFKEYRAKFDKPKDGDITKDMYMCASYAPKVKVDTTRIDSAAMNEEIILDENGNPVVRENSNSEEKANGEKKQEENGEKKEKKEKKEKKKAKPAEQVINFDDL; from the coding sequence ATGAAAAAACTCAAGACTTTTTTTGCCTGGTTATGGCACAAGTTCTGTGGCTTCTGGCCTTGGTATAGAAATCTGTATCGAGGCAAAGCATGGTACACCAAAACCGCCATTGGACTGGTGAGTTGCATCATCGCCTTCATTCTGTATCTTGGCGCAGTAGATATCAACTTCCTATGGCTCTTCGGAAAATCACCAGGCTATTTTTCTGGTATTATGAATCCTCAAACAAGCGAGGCTTCTGAAATCTATAGTGCCGACGGCAAACTCATCGGTAAATACTTTAATGAGAATCGTACGCCTGTGACTTACGAGGAAGTCAACCCAGATTTCTTCAAAGCACTTGTAGATACAGAGGATGAGCGCTTCTACAAGCACTTGGGTATAGACCCTATCGGCTTATTTGGTGCAGCAAAAGATGCACTCTTGCACCATGATGCTCGTGGAGCTTCTACCATCACACAACAGTTGGCTAAAAACATGTTCCGAGTTCGCTCACAATACTCTACAGGATTGTTGGGCAAGATTCCTGTTCTCCGCATCCTCATCATCAAGAGCAAGGAATGGATCATCGCAGCTAAACTCGAAACCGTATATAGCAAAAAGGAAATCATCACCATGTATGCTAATACTGTGGATTTCGGTTCCAATTCATACGGTATCAAGACTGCTGCCAAGACCTATTTCAATACCTCTCCGACAGAAATGACTACTGATCAGGCTGCAGTGTTAGTGGGCATGCTGAAAGCCACTACCTACTACAACCCTCGTTCTAATCCGGAAAACAGTCTCGCCCGCAGAAATGTCGTATTATATAATATGGTAAGACACGGAGACCTGTCGGAGGAAAAATATAACGAACTGAAGGAATTGCCTATCAAACTGAACTTTAAGGTTGAGGAAAACTACGACGGACAGGCTAAATACTTCCGTGAAGCCGTGGCCAACTACCTCAAAGGATGGTGCGAAGAAGAAGGATACGACCTCTATTCCAGCGGTCTGAAAATATACACCACCATCGATACCCGTATGCAGAAATATGCTGAAGAAGCTGCCATAAAACAGATGAAGCAGGTTCAGAAGAATTTCAACAGCCACTGGAGCATCAACCGAGGTAAGGCTGGCGAAGGGGAATGGTTGGGACAGAATCCTTGGCAGGACGAAAACCACAAGGAAATACCAAATTTCATCCAGGGCATCGCAGAGCGTCAGACATTCTATAAGAATCTGATGGCAAAATTCCCTAACAATCCAGATTCCGTCAACTATTATTATAAGGAATGGGTTCACCCTGTCAAGGTATTTGACTATGAAAAGGGAACTGTCACCAAGATGATGACTTCAGAAGATTCCATCAAGTACATGACTACATTCATGCACTGTGCTTTTGTGGCAATGGAGCCTCAGACAGGTGCAGTGAAAGCATGGGTAGGAGACATCGATTTCGATGCATGGAAATATGATAAGGTTACGGCAGAACGCCAACCGGGTTCAACCTTCAAGCTCTTTGTCTATACAGAGGCGATGAATCAGGGATTGACACCTTGCGACAAGCGTCGTGATGAATACATCTCCATGGACGTATATGACAAGAAGAAACATGAAATGGTGAAATGGACTCCATCCAATGCCAATGGTTCTTTCTCGGGTGATTCCATCCCATTGAAGGGTGCTTTTGCCAAGAGTATCAACTCTGTAGCCGTAAGACTTGGACAGGAAATGGGCATCAAGCGCATCATAGAAACAGCTCAGAAGATGGGTATCAACAGTCCTTTGGAGGACGAACCATCATTGGCTCTCGGTTCCAGTGATGTCAATCTGCTGGAATTGGCATGCGCCTATAGCACTATCGCAAATAACGGTATGCATCACGACCCTGTACTCGTTACCCGTATCGTTGACAGAGACGGAAAGGAAGTATATACCGGTCCTTCGACTGCCGAACAGGTGATTCCATACAAGAGCGCCTTCCTGATGCAGCAGCTTCTCAGAGGAGGTATGCTGGAGCCAGGCGGAACTTCACAAAGCTTGTGGGGATATGTAGGCGACTATAAGGATACAGAATTTGGAGGAAAGACAGGTACTTCAAACAACCATTCAGACGCATGGTTTATGTGTGTAAGTCCAAAACTGGTCTGCGGTGCCTGGGTAGGCGGCGAATACCGTTGCATCCACTTCCGCACAGGAGCTTTAGGACAAGGTTCACGCACGGCATTACCTATCTGCGGTTACTTCCTGCAATCCTTACTCAAAGATCCTGCCTTCAAGGAATATAGGGCAAAATTTGACAAGCCGAAGGATGGCGACATCACCAAGGATATGTACATGTGCGCAAGTTATGCACCGAAAGTCAAAGTGGATACCACAAGGATAGACAGTGCTGCCATGAACGAGGAAATCATTCTCGATGAAAACGGCAACCCGGTTGTCCGCGAGAATTCAAACTCTGAGGAGAAAGCAAATGGTGAAAAGAAGCAGGAAGAGAATGGCGAAAAGAAAGAAAAGAAAGAGAAGAAAGAAAAGAAAAAAGCCAAACCTGCAGAGCAAGTCATCAATTTCGACGATTTATAA